The proteins below come from a single Acanthopagrus latus isolate v.2019 chromosome 4, fAcaLat1.1, whole genome shotgun sequence genomic window:
- the paqr5b gene encoding membrane progestin receptor gamma-B isoform X1 produces the protein MLSLRLPRVFTINQVPKVFHEDSIISGYRHPRSSATDCILSLFQLTNETLNIWTHFLPTWYFLWKLVSVVLIQTAWQDSFTWPLLTFLLSCCIYPLASSCAHTFSSMSARARHICFFFDYGALSFYSLGSAISYSAYVFPDKWVNGVFHQCYVPIAVFNTVICTSIACYSRLGLPYWQYNHDTIKRFPECQSPKFSKYLRVFAFAYPYLFDNIPLFYRVFLCVGEGCTDNDTNILHYYHIALALLTGFLFATHLPERLAPGSFDYIGHSHQLFHVCGILGTHFQMRAIEQDMVTRRPWLLEHSIPITSSHSVGAALFCVVVNLIIILLYSLPLLSAPACQEKKHDKQPKKTSAKVGRCC, from the exons ATGCTCAGCCTCCGATTACCACGAGTCTTCACCATCAATCAAGTGCCCAAA GTTTTCCATGAGGACAGCATCATCTCCGGCTACAGACACCCGCGCAGCTCGGCCACCGACTGCATCCTGAGCCTCTTCCAGCTGACCAATGAGACGCTCAACATCTGGACCCACTTTCTGCCCACCTG GTACTTCCTATGGAAACTAGTGTCGGTGGTCCTGATTCAGACAGCATGGCAGGACTCCTTCACCTGGCCTCTGCTCACGTTCCTGCTCTCCTGCTGTATTTATCCGCTGGCGTCCAGCTGCGCTCACACCTTCAGCAGCATGTCGGCGCGGGCACGCCACATCTGCTTCTTCTTCGACTACGGCGCCCTCAGTTTCTACAGCCTGG GTTCAGCCATCAGCTACTCAGCTTACGTTTTCCCGGATAAGTGGGTGAACGGCGTCTTCCATCAGTGCTACGTCCCCATCGCTGTGTTCAACACCGTCATCTGCACCAGCATCGCCTGCTATTCCAG GCTTGGCTTACCATACTGGCAATATAATCATGACACCATAAAGAG attcCCTGAGTGCCAGAGTCCAAAGTTCAGCAAATACCTGCGTGTTTTTGCCTTCGCCTACCCGTACCTGTTCGACAACATTCCTCTGTTCTACAGG gtgtttctgtgtgtcgGGGAAGGCTGCACAGACAATGACACCAACATCCTCCACTACTACCACATCGCCTTGGCTTTACTCACAGGCTTTCTGTTTGCCACACATTTACCTGAGCGCCTCGCACCTGGCAGCTTCGATTACATAG GTCACAGCCATCAACTCTTCCATGTGTGTGGCATCCTGGGCACCCACTTCCAGATGAGGGCCATTGAGCAGGACATGGTGACACGGCGGCCCTGGCTCCTTGAACACTCCATCCCCATCACCTCTTCTCACTCAGTGGGTGCAGCGCTGTTTTGTGTGGTGGTGAACCTGATCATCATCCTCCTGTACAGtctgcctctgctctctgctccagcCTGCCAAGAGAAGAAACATGATAAACAGCCAAAGAAAACCTCAGCCAAGGTCGGCCGCTGCTGCTAA
- the paqr5b gene encoding membrane progestin receptor gamma-B isoform X2: MLSLRLPRVFTINQVPKVFHEDSIISGYRHPRSSATDCILSLFQLTNETLNIWTHFLPTWYFLWKLVSVVLIQTAWQDSFTWPLLTFLLSCCIYPLASSCAHTFSSMSARARHICFFFDYGALSFYSLGSAISYSAYVFPDKWVNGVFHQCYVPIAVFNTVICTSIACYSRFPECQSPKFSKYLRVFAFAYPYLFDNIPLFYRVFLCVGEGCTDNDTNILHYYHIALALLTGFLFATHLPERLAPGSFDYIGHSHQLFHVCGILGTHFQMRAIEQDMVTRRPWLLEHSIPITSSHSVGAALFCVVVNLIIILLYSLPLLSAPACQEKKHDKQPKKTSAKVGRCC, encoded by the exons ATGCTCAGCCTCCGATTACCACGAGTCTTCACCATCAATCAAGTGCCCAAA GTTTTCCATGAGGACAGCATCATCTCCGGCTACAGACACCCGCGCAGCTCGGCCACCGACTGCATCCTGAGCCTCTTCCAGCTGACCAATGAGACGCTCAACATCTGGACCCACTTTCTGCCCACCTG GTACTTCCTATGGAAACTAGTGTCGGTGGTCCTGATTCAGACAGCATGGCAGGACTCCTTCACCTGGCCTCTGCTCACGTTCCTGCTCTCCTGCTGTATTTATCCGCTGGCGTCCAGCTGCGCTCACACCTTCAGCAGCATGTCGGCGCGGGCACGCCACATCTGCTTCTTCTTCGACTACGGCGCCCTCAGTTTCTACAGCCTGG GTTCAGCCATCAGCTACTCAGCTTACGTTTTCCCGGATAAGTGGGTGAACGGCGTCTTCCATCAGTGCTACGTCCCCATCGCTGTGTTCAACACCGTCATCTGCACCAGCATCGCCTGCTATTCCAG attcCCTGAGTGCCAGAGTCCAAAGTTCAGCAAATACCTGCGTGTTTTTGCCTTCGCCTACCCGTACCTGTTCGACAACATTCCTCTGTTCTACAGG gtgtttctgtgtgtcgGGGAAGGCTGCACAGACAATGACACCAACATCCTCCACTACTACCACATCGCCTTGGCTTTACTCACAGGCTTTCTGTTTGCCACACATTTACCTGAGCGCCTCGCACCTGGCAGCTTCGATTACATAG GTCACAGCCATCAACTCTTCCATGTGTGTGGCATCCTGGGCACCCACTTCCAGATGAGGGCCATTGAGCAGGACATGGTGACACGGCGGCCCTGGCTCCTTGAACACTCCATCCCCATCACCTCTTCTCACTCAGTGGGTGCAGCGCTGTTTTGTGTGGTGGTGAACCTGATCATCATCCTCCTGTACAGtctgcctctgctctctgctccagcCTGCCAAGAGAAGAAACATGATAAACAGCCAAAGAAAACCTCAGCCAAGGTCGGCCGCTGCTGCTAA